The genomic interval CGCCGGATGTCCGGTTGGCTTTACGTACTCCCCGCGCTGGGCGTCTACGCCTGGCTCGTCATCCAGCCTTTCGCCCTCTCGGTCCAGTACTCGTTCTACCAATGGAACGGCATTGGCCCATCGAAGTGGGTCGGGTTCGACAACTACATCGAGGTCTTCAGCGACCCGAACCGATTGGGTGCGATCGCCAACGCGTTCAAGCTGATGTTCTTCTACACCGTCCTGGCGGTGGCTCTGGCGCTGCTTGCCGCCGCAGTCACGCGGGGCATGACATCGCGATGGGGACGCGTGTCGCAGACCGTCCTGTTCTTGCCACAAGTCATCCCCCTCGTGGGTGCGGGCATCGCGTGGGAGTGGCTCTACCAGCCTCAGGGACCGATCAACGAAACGCTCCGCGCAATCGGACTCGGCGCGCTCGCCAAGCCATGGCTGTCGGACTTCGACACGGCTCTACCGGCCGTCGGCTTTGTCGGCACTTGGCTGCTGATCGGCTTGTGCACGATGCTGCTGAGCACAGGGATGGGAAAGATCGACTCCACCCTCTACGACGCAGCCAAGGTTGACGGTGCGGGACCCGTTCGCGAGTTCTTCGCGGTCACGCTCCCCGGCGTCCGAGCAGAGCTCACGGTGTGCGTCACCGTGACGCTCATCGCTGCGCTGGCCAGCTTCGACGTGGTCTACGTCATGACGAAGGGTGGTCCCGGGGTCGCGACCATGGTCCCCGGAATGGACATCTACACGATTGCCTTCGCACAAAACCGCATCGGTGCTGCATCGGCAATGGCCGTTGTGCTGATGATTCTCGTGCTGATCGTGGTCATCCCGGTACAGAGATTGATGGCGGAGAAACGATGAGTACCATTCGAACAAGCCCGCCGCGGCCCTGGACCGGTCGCATCGTGCTCTTCCTGCTCGTGATCATCACGCTCGCACCGTTCGTCGCGCTCATCGGCACTGCACTGCAACCTTCTGGGACGGTTCCGACCGGTTTGACCATCCCGAGCCCACCCCATTTCGAGAACTTCGTCACGGCGTTCCAAGTAGCGCAGCTTCCAACCCTGATGTTCTCGAGCGCGCTTCTGGTGGTCATGGTTGTGCCAGCGGCAATTCTGCTCGTGGTGATGGCCGCCTATGGAATCGTGCAGCTTCGAATCCCCGGGGCGCCCTTCGTGTTCCTTCTGTTTCTGCTGGGCCTGACCATCCCATACGAAAGCTTGATCACGCCCCTCTATTACTT from Microbacterium pumilum carries:
- a CDS encoding sugar ABC transporter permease, yielding MSGWLYVLPALGVYAWLVIQPFALSVQYSFYQWNGIGPSKWVGFDNYIEVFSDPNRLGAIANAFKLMFFYTVLAVALALLAAAVTRGMTSRWGRVSQTVLFLPQVIPLVGAGIAWEWLYQPQGPINETLRAIGLGALAKPWLSDFDTALPAVGFVGTWLLIGLCTMLLSTGMGKIDSTLYDAAKVDGAGPVREFFAVTLPGVRAELTVCVTVTLIAALASFDVVYVMTKGGPGVATMVPGMDIYTIAFAQNRIGAASAMAVVLMILVLIVVIPVQRLMAEKR